The nucleotide window TGCCGGAAGGGATCTTTTCATTTATCATATACGCCTTTACTGTCTGTCTTCTGCCATCCGGAAAAGCCTGAAAATAGTCTCCCGGACATCTGCCTCTCAGACAAAGACTGTCTTTTATTTTATCATAATCAAACCATTTCGTATACCTGTTTTCCGGAATTTTTTCGTCCCCCTCCCGGGGAAATTTCCGATAATGTACGCGGACTCCAAACAATTCACGGGACTGCTCTTTTTCAGCCGGCATTAAAAGAAATCCCCGTCCGGAACTCCCCTCCGGCCCGCCCGCATTCTCTCCCGCCATTTCCTGTCTGCTCCGGCGTCCTATCCATAATTCATCGTACCTTTTCTCCGCCGTAAAGCCTCCCGGCAGATGCACATACCGTCCGGACTGTTTCTCCAGCAGCTCCAGTATGCTGTCCGTATGCCGCTTCGTGATATCTTTAAGGCTTCCTGCCAGGCTCTCCATGACCTGTCTCAGCACATAACCGGCCTGGACAGGCTCCAGCTCTTTAAGCTCCACGGAGGGTATCCGAATAAATGCTCCATTTCCTGCCCATCCCATATCAAAATCATACCGGCAGTAATTTTGAATCCATTCTCCGGCTGTTTTTGTCATCCATTTATCCAGCTCCCCTATCATGCCGGCCGCCTGGACAATATGGAGTACGGCTTCCTGATTTACCAATTCCGCCTGAGGGAGAATCTGGCGCCGAATTCGGTTCCTGCTGTAATCCTCCGACATGTTGGTGCTGTCCTGGCAGTACGCAATCTGTTTCGTTTCCAGATATCTCTCTATTTCCCTACGTGAAACAAAAAGAAGCGGGCGCACCAGCACCTCCCGGCCTCCCACACGGCCTCCTGGCATCGGCCCTTTGACAGCCACTCCGGCCAGGCCTTTGAGACCGCTCCCGCGGAACAGATGGAACAGGATAGTCTCTGCATTGTCGTTCCTGTTATGGGCCACAGCCATCCGGTCCCCGTTCCATTCCTTAAGCGCCTCCGCAAAACATTCATATCGGATCAGCCTGCCGGCCTCTTCCAGCGAAAGCCCTTTCTCTCTGGCAGCTGCCGGCACATCCCGGTAAAAGACCCTGCACGGAATCTCTCTTTCTCTGCAGAAAAGGCGGACATAATCCGCATCTCTTTCCGCCTCTTCTCCACGAATCCCATGATGTACGTGGACGGCTGACAGCCGGATGCCCAGTTGTTCTTTAAGCTCCGAAAGCACAGAAAGAAGGCAGATGGAGTCTGCCCCGCCGGAAACACCGGCCACGACCAGCTCACCTGCCCGCATCAAATCTTCCGTTTTTATGACGTCCAATACTTCCTGAAGCATCTTAAGTCCTCATAATCCATACCATCGGAACCACGTTCCCTCGTATCCGGCTCCAAACGATCCGTTTCCCAATTCCTGTTAATTAATACTATACTTGAATTCGGAGGCGAAATCAAGTGTATGCCTATACCTTTAAATACCTTTCAAACAAACTTTCTTAATCTGGTTTATAAAGCAAGAGGAAATCGGATCCTTCCTCTCGCTCTTTCTTCCGCACCAAAATAAGAGCTCATTTGTTTTGAAAATCATTGGGGCGATCCACCGCAGCCCGCTGCCATTAGGCGCGCGGGCGTGTGGATATTTAATCCTTTTCTGGAATCTAAGAAATGAAATTCATCCAACGTGGTGCGGCAGGCAGGGCGCCGACAGAAAGATTTCGGGCCGGCATAAAGGTGAGCGCTGCAGGGCAGAAACCGGTGTTCCCCAGGCGGAGGGAGGCAGAAACGGAAATACCGATTCCGCTTCTGAGCGAACAGGAGACAGGAAATCATAAAGATTTCCTGTCGACATGTGAGCGGTACTCCTGGAGCGGGGATAAGACGGTCCCTGCATCGCCAGCGAACCGAAATCGTGACGGTCCGGAACTTCTGCCGGTGACTAACTGGAGCTTAATCGGAACTAATTAAAAATGATTCCAAAAAGTATTTTGTATCATGCTTTCCAGATCCCGATCGTAAGCACCGTCATATCATCCCGACAGTCTGTGCCGGAGACCATGGCATAATGAAGAATCTCATCTGCCACATCCTGAAGATTTTCCCCGGATGTACAGGACAGGACCTCTCTCATGGTTTCCTCTTTATCCTCTCCCTCCAGAGCGTCCAGAACGCCGTCCGTCACCATGACGATCTTATCTCCGTCACGCAGCTGTTTTTCCAGCCTTTCCGGTTCGGCCC belongs to Qiania dongpingensis and includes:
- the tilS gene encoding tRNA lysidine(34) synthetase TilS, which codes for MLQEVLDVIKTEDLMRAGELVVAGVSGGADSICLLSVLSELKEQLGIRLSAVHVHHGIRGEEAERDADYVRLFCREREIPCRVFYRDVPAAAREKGLSLEEAGRLIRYECFAEALKEWNGDRMAVAHNRNDNAETILFHLFRGSGLKGLAGVAVKGPMPGGRVGGREVLVRPLLFVSRREIERYLETKQIAYCQDSTNMSEDYSRNRIRRQILPQAELVNQEAVLHIVQAAGMIGELDKWMTKTAGEWIQNYCRYDFDMGWAGNGAFIRIPSVELKELEPVQAGYVLRQVMESLAGSLKDITKRHTDSILELLEKQSGRYVHLPGGFTAEKRYDELWIGRRSRQEMAGENAGGPEGSSGRGFLLMPAEKEQSRELFGVRVHYRKFPREGDEKIPENRYTKWFDYDKIKDSLCLRGRCPGDYFQAFPDGRRQTVKAYMINEKIPSGKRGRIPILADGSHVLWIIGGRISEAYKVTEETKQILVVTVRKIRKEMD